A single genomic interval of Chitinophaga sp. 180180018-3 harbors:
- the cmk gene encoding (d)CMP kinase codes for MKKIIITIDGYSSCGKSTLAKQLAKKLNYTYIDSGAMYRAITLYFIQNRIDWLSPEAVVAALKDIHLDFIPNSLTGLCEMYLNEENVEHLIREMIVAEKVSEVAAVKEVRDFAVAQQKKMGTRKGIVMDGRDIGTVVFPHAELKIFMTADIAIRVQRRFKELYEKNRNITLEEVKENLELRDYIDANREISPLRKAEDAIILDNSYLNLDEQLQLAMQWVEDAIMAHS; via the coding sequence TTGAAAAAAATAATCATCACGATAGATGGCTATTCCTCATGTGGTAAAAGCACCCTGGCTAAGCAATTGGCCAAAAAGCTGAATTATACCTATATCGACAGTGGGGCCATGTATCGTGCTATTACGCTTTATTTTATTCAAAACCGTATCGATTGGCTCTCTCCCGAAGCCGTAGTAGCTGCGTTGAAGGACATCCATCTCGACTTTATCCCCAACAGCCTGACAGGGCTTTGCGAAATGTACCTGAATGAAGAGAATGTGGAACACCTGATCCGCGAAATGATTGTGGCGGAGAAGGTAAGCGAGGTAGCAGCTGTGAAAGAAGTGCGCGACTTCGCGGTGGCACAGCAAAAGAAAATGGGTACCCGTAAAGGCATTGTCATGGATGGCCGCGACATAGGTACCGTTGTATTCCCCCATGCTGAGCTGAAAATCTTTATGACAGCCGATATCGCTATTCGTGTGCAGCGCCGTTTTAAAGAGCTTTATGAAAAGAACAGGAACATTACTCTGGAAGAAGTGAAAGAAAACCTTGAATTAAGAGATTATATAGACGCTAACCGCGAAATCAGCCCATTGCGGAAAGCGGAAGACGCTATTATCCTGGATAACAGCTATTTAAACCTCGATGAGCAACTGCAGTTAGCGATGCAGTGGGTGGAAGACGCTATTATGGCCCATTCCTGA
- a CDS encoding T9SS type A sorting domain-containing protein — protein sequence MRRFITSILFSCSCFVAAAQQGVYIPAGATVWVSGNTTVGIFSDITNYGILGSNPNSTLYFLSQLWTNGNGSTLPDESADGISGTGGTFLFNGTTRQKVFGGYSLITKTGTSFPNLQVNNPQGLLLDDLSDLKVRNNLHFASGHVYLNGWNLQVGEQTPGTITGYNDRRFVVTGKDAAGGALFRAGINNAAGKVVFPVGTADDSYAPAAVLITGARDMIGARVYDSVFSAAGGGAAYQDSFVNKTWNIRRVDNSGGEVDVILQHMDTHEMPAYAGSRDSSFISRFVSGVWDQLPFIPNKPLPGTLSTTTLTEPATMHLRHFSELGSNEYFTKTTLASNAKPAMFLSFEAFRVLPAMVQLNWTTSREVNNARFEIERRYEQETQFTKIDAVPTKAPNGNSNVPLDYARMDLNNNDDWTYYRIKAIGRNGKVAYSEIRAVPPFVQIKVYPNPNNGNFKVSIRGIRGEMLLQLHDTWSQVMRRYQVMKDIDVNISNLPSGTYFLVLYHKETMKVAYTCKVIVVN from the coding sequence ATGAGGAGATTTATCACATCCATATTATTCAGCTGTAGCTGCTTTGTCGCAGCCGCCCAGCAGGGCGTATATATACCTGCAGGCGCTACGGTATGGGTCTCCGGTAATACTACCGTTGGCATCTTCTCCGATATTACCAACTATGGCATACTCGGATCAAATCCCAACAGCACCTTGTATTTTCTCAGCCAGCTATGGACTAACGGAAACGGATCTACGCTACCTGATGAAAGCGCAGATGGTATCTCCGGCACCGGCGGTACTTTTCTTTTCAATGGCACTACCCGTCAGAAAGTATTTGGCGGCTACAGCCTCATTACCAAAACAGGTACTTCATTTCCCAATCTCCAGGTGAATAACCCTCAGGGCCTGCTGCTCGACGATTTGAGCGATCTGAAGGTCCGCAATAATCTTCATTTTGCCAGTGGCCATGTGTATCTCAATGGCTGGAACCTTCAGGTGGGCGAACAAACGCCCGGTACTATCACTGGTTACAACGACCGCCGTTTCGTGGTTACGGGAAAAGATGCTGCCGGTGGTGCTCTGTTCAGAGCCGGTATCAATAATGCTGCCGGCAAGGTGGTGTTTCCTGTTGGTACTGCCGATGACAGCTATGCACCTGCAGCAGTACTCATTACCGGTGCCAGGGATATGATCGGCGCCCGTGTATACGACAGCGTATTCAGTGCGGCAGGTGGGGGTGCTGCTTACCAGGACAGCTTTGTGAATAAAACCTGGAATATTCGCCGGGTCGACAACAGCGGGGGAGAAGTGGATGTGATCCTGCAACATATGGATACCCATGAAATGCCCGCCTATGCAGGCTCGCGCGATAGCAGTTTCATCTCCCGTTTTGTGAGCGGCGTATGGGATCAGCTGCCTTTTATTCCCAATAAACCATTGCCCGGCACTTTGTCTACCACAACGCTGACGGAGCCTGCTACCATGCACTTGCGGCATTTCAGTGAACTGGGCAGTAATGAATATTTCACGAAAACAACCCTGGCCTCCAACGCCAAACCCGCCATGTTCCTCAGTTTTGAGGCATTCAGGGTATTGCCTGCAATGGTGCAGTTGAACTGGACTACCAGCCGTGAAGTGAACAATGCCCGGTTCGAAATAGAACGCCGCTATGAACAGGAAACACAATTTACAAAGATAGACGCGGTACCTACTAAAGCACCCAATGGCAACAGTAATGTGCCACTGGATTACGCCCGGATGGACCTGAATAATAACGATGACTGGACCTACTATCGCATTAAGGCGATAGGTAGAAACGGCAAAGTGGCCTACTCTGAAATCCGTGCCGTTCCGCCGTTCGTACAGATCAAGGTGTACCCGAACCCTAACAATGGAAACTTCAAAGTGAGCATCCGGGGCATAAGGGGCGAAATGCTGCTGCAATTACACGATACCTGGAGCCAGGTAATGCGCCGGTACCAGGTAATGAAAGATATAGATGTGAATATCAGTAACTTACCGTCAGGTACTTATTTCCTCGTACTCTATCATAAAGAAACCATGAAAGTGGCTTATACCTGCAAAGTGATAGTTGTCAACTAA